A window of Castanea sativa cultivar Marrone di Chiusa Pesio chromosome 1, ASM4071231v1 contains these coding sequences:
- the LOC142608246 gene encoding protein DETOXIFICATION 3-like isoform X3 produces MLESEEKRWVIIPLAFVQELKKASSIAAPMVVVSILQYLLQVVSIIMVGHLGELSLSGVAIATSLTNVTGFSLLSGMAGGLETLCGQAYGAEQFQKLGTYTYTAIISLVLVCPPVCVLWIFMDKILILLGQDPTISLEACKYSMWLIPALFGGAVLKPLTRYLQSQSLTLPMLFSSIVILSFHIPACWILVYKLKLGSHGAAIAFGSSTWLNVILLSFFTIYSSACGKTRVPFSKDVLLGISEFYRLAIPSAVMVCLKWWSCELLTLLSGLLPNAKLETSVLSICLTISTLHFTVAYGFGAAASTRISNELGAGNPQAARVTVWATMFLSITEGIIVIVTLFFCRYVLGYAYSNEKQVVNYIAVMAPLICLSILMDSLQAVLSEPALPMHIAHP; encoded by the exons ATGCTAGAGAGTGAAGAAAAAAGATGGGTAATAATACCGCTTGCATTTGTGCAAGAGCTCAAGAAGGCTTCCTCTATAGCTGCACCAATGGTGGTGGTGTCAATTCTGCAGTATCTTTTGCAAGTAGTATCTATTATAATGGTTGGACACCTTGGTGAACTTTCACTCTCTGGCGTTGCCATTGCCACCTCTCTCACCAACGTAACCGGCTTTAGTCTTCTT TCCGGAATGGCTGGTGGGTTGGAAACTCTATGTGGACAAGCTTATGGAGCAGAGCAGTTTCAAAAACTTGGAACCTATACTTACACTGCAATCATTTCTCTCGTTCTGGTTTGTCCCCCAGTTTGTGTTCTATGGATCTTCATGGACAAAATATTAATTCTCTTAGGCCAAGACCCTACAATATCCCTTGAAGCTTGCAAATACTCAATGTGGCTCATTCCTGCACTATTTGGCGGTGCAGTACTTAAGCCACTTACTCGTTACCTGCAGTCACAAAGTTTGACTCTTCCAATGCTCTTTAGCTCCATTGTTATTCTATCTTTTCACATACCTGCATGTTGGATTCTTGTgtataagttaaaattaggaAGTCATGGTGCAGCAATAGCCTTCGGTTCATCAACTTGGCTGAACGTGATATTACTAAGCTTTTTTACGATTTATTCTTCGGCATGTGGGAAAACACGTGTCCCTTTTTCAAAAGATGTTTTGCTTGGTATCTCAGAATTCTATCGCCTTGCTATCCCTTCTGCTGTAATGGTTTG TCTTAAATGGTGGTCATGTGAGCTGCTTACTTTGCTGTCTGGCCTTCTGCCAAATGCAAAGCTGGAGACTTCAGTGCTCTCTATatg CCTTACAATTTCTACATTGCACTTCACTGTAGCCTATGGATTTGGGGCTGCTGCAAG TACTCGGATTTCAAATGAACTGGGAGCTGGAAACCCACAAGCAGCTAGAGTGACTGTTTGGGCTACAATGTTCCTTTCCATCACAGAGGGAATTATTGTGATTGTGACTCTCTTCTTTTGCCGCTATGTTCTGGGATATGCATACAGCAATGAGAAGCAGGTTGTGAATTATATCGCAGTTATGGCTCCTTTGATTTGTCTCTCAATATTAATGGACAGCTTACAAGCAGTTCTTTCTG AACCTGCTTTACCTATGCACATTGCACATCCTTAG
- the LOC142608246 gene encoding protein DETOXIFICATION 12-like isoform X2, producing MAGGLETLCGQAYGAEQFQKLGTYTYTAIISLVLVCPPVCVLWIFMDKILILLGQDPTISLEACKYSMWLIPALFGGAVLKPLTRYLQSQSLTLPMLFSSIVILSFHIPACWILVYKLKLGSHGAAIAFGSSTWLNVILLSFFTIYSSACGKTRVPFSKDVLLGISEFYRLAIPSAVMVCLKWWSCELLTLLSGLLPNAKLETSVLSICLTISTLHFTVAYGFGAAASTRISNELGAGNPQAARVTVWATMFLSITEGIIVIVTLFFCRYVLGYAYSNEKQVVNYIAVMAPLICLSILMDSLQAVLSGVARGSGWQHIGAYVNLGAFYLVGLPVGAVLGFVLHLRGKGLWIGIISGSIVQSTLLSLITGFTNWKKQAAKARERIFERKSSVNGQSDRIDKEET from the exons ATGGCTGGTGGGTTGGAAACTCTATGTGGACAAGCTTATGGAGCAGAGCAGTTTCAAAAACTTGGAACCTATACTTACACTGCAATCATTTCTCTCGTTCTGGTTTGTCCCCCAGTTTGTGTTCTATGGATCTTCATGGACAAAATATTAATTCTCTTAGGCCAAGACCCTACAATATCCCTTGAAGCTTGCAAATACTCAATGTGGCTCATTCCTGCACTATTTGGCGGTGCAGTACTTAAGCCACTTACTCGTTACCTGCAGTCACAAAGTTTGACTCTTCCAATGCTCTTTAGCTCCATTGTTATTCTATCTTTTCACATACCTGCATGTTGGATTCTTGTgtataagttaaaattaggaAGTCATGGTGCAGCAATAGCCTTCGGTTCATCAACTTGGCTGAACGTGATATTACTAAGCTTTTTTACGATTTATTCTTCGGCATGTGGGAAAACACGTGTCCCTTTTTCAAAAGATGTTTTGCTTGGTATCTCAGAATTCTATCGCCTTGCTATCCCTTCTGCTGTAATGGTTTG TCTTAAATGGTGGTCATGTGAGCTGCTTACTTTGCTGTCTGGCCTTCTGCCAAATGCAAAGCTGGAGACTTCAGTGCTCTCTATatg CCTTACAATTTCTACATTGCACTTCACTGTAGCCTATGGATTTGGGGCTGCTGCAAG TACTCGGATTTCAAATGAACTGGGAGCTGGAAACCCACAAGCAGCTAGAGTGACTGTTTGGGCTACAATGTTCCTTTCCATCACAGAGGGAATTATTGTGATTGTGACTCTCTTCTTTTGCCGCTATGTTCTGGGATATGCATACAGCAATGAGAAGCAGGTTGTGAATTATATCGCAGTTATGGCTCCTTTGATTTGTCTCTCAATATTAATGGACAGCTTACAAGCAGTTCTTTCTG GCGTTGCTCGAGGAAGTGGATGGCAGCACATCGGTGCCTATGTCAACCTTGGGGCATTTTATCTGGTTGGACTCCCAGTGGGAGCtgtacttggctttgttctaCATTTAAGAGGGAAAGGCCTTTGGATTGGGATCATTTCTGGGTCTATTGTGCAATCAACTCTTCTTTCTCTTATAACAGGTTTCACAAATTGGAAAAAACAG GCAGCCAAGGCAAGAGAGAGGATATTTGAGAGGAAATCTTCAGTGAACGGTCAATCAGATAGAATTGACAAAGAAGAAACTTAA
- the LOC142608246 gene encoding protein DETOXIFICATION 7-like isoform X1, whose translation MLESEEKRWVIIPLAFVQELKKASSIAAPMVVVSILQYLLQVVSIIMVGHLGELSLSGVAIATSLTNVTGFSLLSGMAGGLETLCGQAYGAEQFQKLGTYTYTAIISLVLVCPPVCVLWIFMDKILILLGQDPTISLEACKYSMWLIPALFGGAVLKPLTRYLQSQSLTLPMLFSSIVILSFHIPACWILVYKLKLGSHGAAIAFGSSTWLNVILLSFFTIYSSACGKTRVPFSKDVLLGISEFYRLAIPSAVMVCLKWWSCELLTLLSGLLPNAKLETSVLSICLTISTLHFTVAYGFGAAASTRISNELGAGNPQAARVTVWATMFLSITEGIIVIVTLFFCRYVLGYAYSNEKQVVNYIAVMAPLICLSILMDSLQAVLSGVARGSGWQHIGAYVNLGAFYLVGLPVGAVLGFVLHLRGKGLWIGIISGSIVQSTLLSLITGFTNWKKQAAKARERIFERKSSVNGQSDRIDKEET comes from the exons ATGCTAGAGAGTGAAGAAAAAAGATGGGTAATAATACCGCTTGCATTTGTGCAAGAGCTCAAGAAGGCTTCCTCTATAGCTGCACCAATGGTGGTGGTGTCAATTCTGCAGTATCTTTTGCAAGTAGTATCTATTATAATGGTTGGACACCTTGGTGAACTTTCACTCTCTGGCGTTGCCATTGCCACCTCTCTCACCAACGTAACCGGCTTTAGTCTTCTT TCCGGAATGGCTGGTGGGTTGGAAACTCTATGTGGACAAGCTTATGGAGCAGAGCAGTTTCAAAAACTTGGAACCTATACTTACACTGCAATCATTTCTCTCGTTCTGGTTTGTCCCCCAGTTTGTGTTCTATGGATCTTCATGGACAAAATATTAATTCTCTTAGGCCAAGACCCTACAATATCCCTTGAAGCTTGCAAATACTCAATGTGGCTCATTCCTGCACTATTTGGCGGTGCAGTACTTAAGCCACTTACTCGTTACCTGCAGTCACAAAGTTTGACTCTTCCAATGCTCTTTAGCTCCATTGTTATTCTATCTTTTCACATACCTGCATGTTGGATTCTTGTgtataagttaaaattaggaAGTCATGGTGCAGCAATAGCCTTCGGTTCATCAACTTGGCTGAACGTGATATTACTAAGCTTTTTTACGATTTATTCTTCGGCATGTGGGAAAACACGTGTCCCTTTTTCAAAAGATGTTTTGCTTGGTATCTCAGAATTCTATCGCCTTGCTATCCCTTCTGCTGTAATGGTTTG TCTTAAATGGTGGTCATGTGAGCTGCTTACTTTGCTGTCTGGCCTTCTGCCAAATGCAAAGCTGGAGACTTCAGTGCTCTCTATatg CCTTACAATTTCTACATTGCACTTCACTGTAGCCTATGGATTTGGGGCTGCTGCAAG TACTCGGATTTCAAATGAACTGGGAGCTGGAAACCCACAAGCAGCTAGAGTGACTGTTTGGGCTACAATGTTCCTTTCCATCACAGAGGGAATTATTGTGATTGTGACTCTCTTCTTTTGCCGCTATGTTCTGGGATATGCATACAGCAATGAGAAGCAGGTTGTGAATTATATCGCAGTTATGGCTCCTTTGATTTGTCTCTCAATATTAATGGACAGCTTACAAGCAGTTCTTTCTG GCGTTGCTCGAGGAAGTGGATGGCAGCACATCGGTGCCTATGTCAACCTTGGGGCATTTTATCTGGTTGGACTCCCAGTGGGAGCtgtacttggctttgttctaCATTTAAGAGGGAAAGGCCTTTGGATTGGGATCATTTCTGGGTCTATTGTGCAATCAACTCTTCTTTCTCTTATAACAGGTTTCACAAATTGGAAAAAACAG GCAGCCAAGGCAAGAGAGAGGATATTTGAGAGGAAATCTTCAGTGAACGGTCAATCAGATAGAATTGACAAAGAAGAAACTTAA
- the LOC142608246 gene encoding protein DETOXIFICATION 3-like isoform X4 yields MLESEEKRWVIIPLAFVQELKKASSIAAPMVVVSILQYLLQVVSIIMVGHLGELSLSGVAIATSLTNVTGFSLLSGMAGGLETLCGQAYGAEQFQKLGTYTYTAIISLVLVCPPVCVLWIFMDKILILLGQDPTISLEACKYSMWLIPALFGGAVLKPLTRYLQSQSLTLPMLFSSIVILSFHIPACWILVYKLKLGSHGAAIAFGSSTWLNVILLSFFTIYSSACGKTRVPFSKDVLLGISEFYRLAIPSAVMVCLKWWSCELLTLLSGLLPNAKLETSVLSICLTISTLHFTVAYGFGAAASTRISNELGAGNPQAARVTVWATMFLSITEGIIVIVTLFFCRYVLGYAYSNEKQVVNYIAVMAPLICLSILMDSLQAVLSEAVYISCIT; encoded by the exons ATGCTAGAGAGTGAAGAAAAAAGATGGGTAATAATACCGCTTGCATTTGTGCAAGAGCTCAAGAAGGCTTCCTCTATAGCTGCACCAATGGTGGTGGTGTCAATTCTGCAGTATCTTTTGCAAGTAGTATCTATTATAATGGTTGGACACCTTGGTGAACTTTCACTCTCTGGCGTTGCCATTGCCACCTCTCTCACCAACGTAACCGGCTTTAGTCTTCTT TCCGGAATGGCTGGTGGGTTGGAAACTCTATGTGGACAAGCTTATGGAGCAGAGCAGTTTCAAAAACTTGGAACCTATACTTACACTGCAATCATTTCTCTCGTTCTGGTTTGTCCCCCAGTTTGTGTTCTATGGATCTTCATGGACAAAATATTAATTCTCTTAGGCCAAGACCCTACAATATCCCTTGAAGCTTGCAAATACTCAATGTGGCTCATTCCTGCACTATTTGGCGGTGCAGTACTTAAGCCACTTACTCGTTACCTGCAGTCACAAAGTTTGACTCTTCCAATGCTCTTTAGCTCCATTGTTATTCTATCTTTTCACATACCTGCATGTTGGATTCTTGTgtataagttaaaattaggaAGTCATGGTGCAGCAATAGCCTTCGGTTCATCAACTTGGCTGAACGTGATATTACTAAGCTTTTTTACGATTTATTCTTCGGCATGTGGGAAAACACGTGTCCCTTTTTCAAAAGATGTTTTGCTTGGTATCTCAGAATTCTATCGCCTTGCTATCCCTTCTGCTGTAATGGTTTG TCTTAAATGGTGGTCATGTGAGCTGCTTACTTTGCTGTCTGGCCTTCTGCCAAATGCAAAGCTGGAGACTTCAGTGCTCTCTATatg CCTTACAATTTCTACATTGCACTTCACTGTAGCCTATGGATTTGGGGCTGCTGCAAG TACTCGGATTTCAAATGAACTGGGAGCTGGAAACCCACAAGCAGCTAGAGTGACTGTTTGGGCTACAATGTTCCTTTCCATCACAGAGGGAATTATTGTGATTGTGACTCTCTTCTTTTGCCGCTATGTTCTGGGATATGCATACAGCAATGAGAAGCAGGTTGTGAATTATATCGCAGTTATGGCTCCTTTGATTTGTCTCTCAATATTAATGGACAGCTTACAAGCAGTTCTTTCTG AGGCTGTATATATAAGTTGTATCACTTGA